The Amycolatopsis sp. NBC_01480 genome segment GTGCCGACCAGCTGGCCGCGGTGGCGTCCGGGCTGGTCAGCCTGACCCAGGGCGCGGCCCGCTGCTTCGAGGCGGGCGCGGTCAACGAGACCGTGGTCGAGATGGAGCTCGGCATCATGGTGCTCATGTCGATCAGCGACGGCTCCTGCCTCGCGATCCTCGCGGCGCCGAACTGCGACATCGGCCAGGTCGCCTACGAGATGACGATGCTGGTCGACCGGGTCGGGCAGATCCTCACCCCGGAACTGCGCGCGCAGCTGCAGGGCGCGGGTGGCTCGCTGATCGGCGAACCGGTGGGATGATCTGGCGATGAGCACGGGGTCCGGATCGTTCGGCGAGGAACCGGGAGAGGGTGGCGAGCCTCCGCGCGCGGAGGCCCCTCGTGCTGCCCGCGACGACGGCACGTTCGCCGACGTCCTCAACGGCTTCAGCCTCGATTCCGGCCGCTCCCGCCGCAAGCGGAAGAAGACCGCCAAAGAGCCCAAGGAGTCCCAGTCCCCCGAAACCCCGGCCGCCGGAGCGCACGCGGCCGCGGAACCGCCGGCGGCGCCGCCGCCGGCCGAGATAGGAGATCGTGTGACCTCTCTAGTCTCTCCACCGGGCAGTACCGACGCGGACGGTCCCAGACCAGGCGGGCTCTTCGATCCCGGACCGCCGAGCGGCGAGTTCGTCATGCCGCCCTCGTTCCCCACGCCGGCGCGACCCGATCGGGTGGACCCGGCCGAGGAGACCGCGATCGTCCGGCCGTACGCTCTCACCGGCGGGCGCACGCGGGCGAACTACGCGCTCGAACTGGAGACCCTGGTCTCCACGAAGGACCAGGCCGGCGCGGGGGGCTTCCCCCACGCGGCGGCGGAGCAGATCGAGAGCTTCTCGATCATGGAAGAGTGCCGGACCCCGCGCTCGGTCGCCGAGATCGCGGCGGCCCTGCGGGTGCCACTGGGGGTCGCCAGGGTGTTGATCAGCGACGCGGCCGACGCGGGGCTGGTCACGGTGCACCGGACGATCACGGGCAATGACGGCGCCGAAGCACACTTGATGTTGATGGAAAGGGTTTTGAGTGGACTCCGTCGGCTTTAAGGCACCGCGGGACACCGCGCCCCCGACCATGACATCGGCGAAGATCGTGGTGGCGGGCGGCTTCGGCGCGGGCAAAACGACGTTCGTGGGCTCGGTGTCGGAGATCGTGCCGCTGACCACCGAGGCGATGATGACCGACGCGAGCCGCGGCATCGACAACCTCGACCAGACCCCGAACAAGACGACCACCACGGTCGCCATGGACTTCGGCCGCGTGTCGCTCGACGCCGACCTGATCCTGTACCTGTTCGGCACCCCGGGCCAGCAGCGGTTCTGGTTCATGTGGGACGACCTGGTCCGGGGCGCGATCGGCGCCGTCGTGCTGGCCGACACCCGCCGGCTGGCGGACTCGTTCGCGCCGATCGACTTCTTCGAGGACCGCGGCCTGCCCTACATCGTCGGCGTCAACACCTTCGACGGGGTGCTGGAGCACGACATCAACGACGTGCGCGAGGCGCTGTCGATCGACCCGAACATCCCGATCGTGCGCTGTGACGCCCGGGACCGCGAGTCGACCAAGCAGACGCTGATCACGCTCGTCGAGTACGCCATGCGCCAGTGGATCGCCCTCCGGGCGGCCAAGGCCCGCTGACCGCGGCTGCCGGGTCACCGCTTCGGTGACCCGGCGCGGCCTCAGCCCGCGGACCGCCGGTAGCGCAGCAGTACCGCGCGGCCGTCGAACACCCGGGACTCGACCAGCTCCAGCTCGAGCCGCTCGGCGTCCACGGCGAACGGGCGCTTGTCGCCGCCCAGCACCACGGGGTGGACGAAGACCTGGTACTCGTCGATCAGCCCGAGCCGGCTCAGCTCGGCCGGCAGCCTCGCCCCGCCGATGAGCAGGATGTCCTTCTCGTGGGCGGCTTTGAGCGCCGCCACCTCTTCGGCCAGGTCACCGCTCAGCACCCGCGTGTTCCAGCGCGCCTCGGCCAGGGTGCGGGAGAAGACGACCTTCGGCATCTCCAGCCAGACCGGCGCGAACGCGCGGCCGTGCGGATCGTCCAAGGCCTCGGCCGTCGGCCAGTAGCCGGCCATCATCTGCCACACCCGCCGCCCGTAGGCCAGTACCGCGGAACGCGCGGTGAGCGTTTCGCTGTGGACGGCCAGCTCCGGCCCCATCGGCGCCCAGTCGAACTCCCCGCGCGGCCCCTCGACGCAGCCGTCGAGCGAGACGTGGACCTGGTAGACGAGCTCACCCATGACGTAGACCCTCTTTCACCGGGCGGCGCCTCTCGGGGACGCCGTCACCCACCGGTCGGAGCCGGTCCGGGGGACCGGACACCGGCCGGGGATGTTCCGGCTCAGTATTCGTCGTGCCGGCGCCACCACGAGCCGGGCGCGTCGGAGCCGTGGCCGGATTCCTCCCACGCCTCCTGCCGGCCGAACGGCGTCACGTCCAGGTACCGCAGGGTCGCGATGAGCTGCTCGCCGCCGCGGTCGGTGGTGAAGTACGTGCGGTAGACGTCCGAGCCGTCGCGCAGGAAAACGCTCAGCCCGAAGCTCCTGCCGACGCCGCAGTCGGCGGTGAAGTCGCTGCCCGCGGCGGAAACCCACGGCACCGTCCAGCCCATCCGGTCCCGGTAGGACTCGATCTCGGGCAGGGTCGCGGGCGCGACCACGGTGAGCGTGACGTCGCGGGCGTTCAGGTGCGCCGGGTGGCTCATGTTGTCCACGATCAGCGAGCAGCCGGGGCAGCCCGCGGTGTCGCCCGGGTGCAGCATGAAGTGGTAGACGATCAGCTGGCGGCGGCCCTCGAACAGGTCCAGCAGGCTCTTCGGGCCGTCGGCCGAGGTGAACTCGTACGGCTTGGGGAACGGGACCATCGGCAGCCGGCGCCGCTCGGCGGCCACCCGGTCGGCCGCACGGGTGAGCTCCTTTTCCTTGCGCAGCAAGGCTTCTCGCGCGGTCTGCCACTCTTCGGCGGAAACGACGCGGGGGAGTGCGGTGGTCATCGGGCCTCCTGGCGGATCCGGGTGAGCTGGAGGGCGAGGTCCTCGAAGCTGGACCGCCAGCCGTCGAAGTGGCCGTCGCGTTCGACCTCGTCCGGGAACGGGGCCTGGTGGAAGGTCATCTCGGTCTTGTCGCCGGTGCCCTGGAGGGTGATCGTCACCAGCGTCTCGCCGACCCCGGCGGCCACCAGCCGCACCGGCGGGTCGAGTTCGCGGTAGCTGCCCTCCATCCAGCGTTCGATCCGGTGGTCCGGGCTGCTGATGCACGCGCGCCACCGGCCGCCGGGCCGCGGGTCGGTCGTCACGGACGAGGCGACGGACTCCTGCGGGCCCAGCCAGCTCGCCAGCTGGTCCGGATCGGTCCAGGCGCGGTAGACCAGTTCGGGCGGGGCGTCGAAGGCCCGGGTGATGGTGAGCTCGTGTTCGGTCATCCGTCGTTCTCCCTTGCGGTTGCCTGAATTTCGCGCAGGTGCTCGTCGAGGCGGTCGAAGCCGGCCTCCCAGAACTGCCGGTATTCGCCCACCCAGCCGGCGACGACGGCCAGCGGCCGCGCCTCGAGCCGGCACGGACGCCACTGCCGGGTGCGGCCGCGGCTGACGAGCCCGGCCTGTTCCAGCACTTTCAGGTGCTTCGACACGGCCTGGAGGCTGACCTCGAAAGGCGCGGCCAGTTCGTTGACGGTGGCCTCGCCGTGGGCGAGCCGGGCGAGGATGGCCCGCCGCGTCGGGTCGGCCAGTGCGGCGAAGGTGGTGCTGAGCTGATCAGTGGCCATCGGTTATTCAATCAC includes the following:
- a CDS encoding roadblock/LC7 domain-containing protein — translated: MTSPNTAQPQQNQFGWLVNDFAERVPGVAHAVVVSADGLLLTASNRLPLDRADQLAAVASGLVSLTQGAARCFEAGAVNETVVEMELGIMVLMSISDGSCLAILAAPNCDIGQVAYEMTMLVDRVGQILTPELRAQLQGAGGSLIGEPVG
- a CDS encoding DUF742 domain-containing protein, producing the protein MSTGSGSFGEEPGEGGEPPRAEAPRAARDDGTFADVLNGFSLDSGRSRRKRKKTAKEPKESQSPETPAAGAHAAAEPPAAPPPAEIGDRVTSLVSPPGSTDADGPRPGGLFDPGPPSGEFVMPPSFPTPARPDRVDPAEETAIVRPYALTGGRTRANYALELETLVSTKDQAGAGGFPHAAAEQIESFSIMEECRTPRSVAEIAAALRVPLGVARVLISDAADAGLVTVHRTITGNDGAEAHLMLMERVLSGLRRL
- a CDS encoding GTP-binding protein, with product MTSAKIVVAGGFGAGKTTFVGSVSEIVPLTTEAMMTDASRGIDNLDQTPNKTTTTVAMDFGRVSLDADLILYLFGTPGQQRFWFMWDDLVRGAIGAVVLADTRRLADSFAPIDFFEDRGLPYIVGVNTFDGVLEHDINDVREALSIDPNIPIVRCDARDRESTKQTLITLVEYAMRQWIALRAAKAR
- a CDS encoding dihydrofolate reductase family protein codes for the protein MGELVYQVHVSLDGCVEGPRGEFDWAPMGPELAVHSETLTARSAVLAYGRRVWQMMAGYWPTAEALDDPHGRAFAPVWLEMPKVVFSRTLAEARWNTRVLSGDLAEEVAALKAAHEKDILLIGGARLPAELSRLGLIDEYQVFVHPVVLGGDKRPFAVDAERLELELVESRVFDGRAVLLRYRRSAG
- a CDS encoding DUF899 domain-containing protein; translated protein: MTTALPRVVSAEEWQTAREALLRKEKELTRAADRVAAERRRLPMVPFPKPYEFTSADGPKSLLDLFEGRRQLIVYHFMLHPGDTAGCPGCSLIVDNMSHPAHLNARDVTLTVVAPATLPEIESYRDRMGWTVPWVSAAGSDFTADCGVGRSFGLSVFLRDGSDVYRTYFTTDRGGEQLIATLRYLDVTPFGRQEAWEESGHGSDAPGSWWRRHDEY
- a CDS encoding SRPBCC family protein — its product is MTEHELTITRAFDAPPELVYRAWTDPDQLASWLGPQESVASSVTTDPRPGGRWRACISSPDHRIERWMEGSYRELDPPVRLVAAGVGETLVTITLQGTGDKTEMTFHQAPFPDEVERDGHFDGWRSSFEDLALQLTRIRQEAR
- a CDS encoding ArsR/SmtB family transcription factor, whose amino-acid sequence is MATDQLSTTFAALADPTRRAILARLAHGEATVNELAAPFEVSLQAVSKHLKVLEQAGLVSRGRTRQWRPCRLEARPLAVVAGWVGEYRQFWEAGFDRLDEHLREIQATARENDG